GGTTATGCTCAGGATGGCTATGGTGGATACCATGCACCTCCACAATCAGGTTATGGACAGCCAGCATCATATGAACAACAAGGTTATGGCTCAGCACAAAGCTATGGCAGTGCAACGAACCCTACTCAAGAGGGTCACACTCCCTCCTATGGTGGTCAAGGGGATGCTGGTCAAGTACCTACTTCTACCCAGCCTTCTGCGGTGGGTCAGCAAGGGTACAATACAAGTCAGGTGCCTAGCCCAAATCCTGGCAGTTATCCACCTCAAGGAAGTACTCAACCTAGTTACAGTCAGAGTGGCTATGGGAGTCAACCACCAGCTCAGTCGGGCTATGGACCACCACAAGGGCAGAAACCAGTGGTCAATCACCCTGCCTATGGGCAGACACAGCAGTCTCCTACCACCCCAGGAAGCTATGGCCAGGCAGGATATCAATCACAGCCTCCATCTTCTGGCTATGGTCAAGCAGAATCAGGTTCACAACGGCCTCAATCATCTACTTATGGTGGTGCTGCAGCTGCTCAGCCGGGATATGGTGCCCCACCCTATGCAGCACAATATAATGCCTCTTATAGCAGTTATTCACAGCCTCCAGCATATCATTCTGACAGCAATGCAAGTGGGGGCACTCGTGGCACTTATGAGGCAGCGCCAGCTGCTCAAACCGGGCAGCAAGGTGGAGCTGGAAATGCATCACCGCGAACTTGATTAGGGGTAAGTTTGTTTTAAGACGATTAAATATTTTGGTACTTCATGCAAATGGTTTTATTGTACTCCAGGTATAGATCTAGCTATAGTTTTTGCAATGTGATTTAAAGTAATGCTAGTGTTTTACTTCGATATTTTGATGCTGCAAATGGTTTTGGATGGTTTATTTGTCTTGCTTTTTTATGCTTATGTTTTTAATCTGAGGACTATAATTGCTTGTTTTAAGTAGTCATTTTGTTCATCTTATAAATTGATATTCTTGAGGAATGTCCTTATCCTTTGGAGGCTGGTTATAATGTTATACAAGGCAGATGCTGCAGCATTCCTATCAATGATCGACGAGGGAGCAAGCAATTGCCATCTGGGCCAAACAAACTGAAAATAATACCCAAAAAAGTGAAATTTACTGAAATACCCCCTGTTAAATTGGTAATCCTACGTTACCATTTATTATTCCGCTAATCTTACaattttcttctggtgattttCGGTCTCTGACGTtccaatattagccattttttttCTCATGTGCTTTCGCCTTTTATTTCTCCAAACCTAAAATCCTATAGGAGTGAGACCATGGCTGAACCGAGAGGAATGTGgggaaaaaaaaagatagaatttCCCGCTGCTCAGCTCTCTGTGTGCCGAAAAATTCGCTTCATCTTCAAACCTAAATATAATGAATGATAATTATAGTAGGAGCATTCGATTATTTTTCTTGACAATAATGGTGccataatttaattcaacttacagtGTCTTTCTGGCAAAATCGTcacaatgaataaaaaaatagggATCACTTTAAAGAATATGGCCAAAAACAGGAGGAAAATGAGGAGATTGCAGACTAACCGAGTTGTATTCAAAGTTAATTCTTCGCTGCCATGTGTTAAAACTTGAAACTGAAAATTGTTTCCTGTTCTTCGGCAATGGGGAGACTGGGTCTCTGACAGATGTCGTAATAATGAACGTTCAAGCTAGCAAAACTCACCAGGAAGGAATTTATATTAATAGGGTAAGTTATATTCTCGGTTCTCAATTTGCTCTCTCCCAACCCCCACGCACGTATCGCAAAAAAAACTGTTCATTTGTTTCCTCTTCACAGGTTCTCACGCTTCACTCTTATTTCCTTCTTAATATTTCCCTATTCAACTCTTATACTGTTGTCTCTTTCTTTAATCTTCATTGTTTACCGACCGAGTTCTATGGAGGTTTTATAGGTTTTTTATGGAACATGTTCATATTTCCCGTCTTTTTCATTTCCttgttttaattagtttaatgCTGCTTAAGAAATTACGTCTCCTCTCTTGTTTCAAATTGATTTGTTGATTTGATCTTTAGAATTTGGATATATTTATCGTATGGGAATTACGTCACGGTATGATGTATTTAAGGCGCAATTCTGGAATGATTTGATGGAGAATGTTCAAATTTTACGAACAACGATGCTGAGTTGAAAATCTTTTGGTGCAAGTCGAACGCTTTATCGTAAAATTATACGGATTCAATCATGATATTTGGTTTTATTTGTGAAGCTAATGGCGTTGACATTCAAGTTAGCTCAGTTGCAGTCCAAGGCAACTCGAGCATCCCAGTTGGTATCAAAGCATGCTCCTCTGTACTACAAGCAGCTACTTGAGCAGAATAAACACTACATTCAGGACCCACCCACTGTTGAGAAATGTAACCTTTTGTCAAAGCAATTATTTTACACTCGTCTAGCCAGGTTATCTCCTATGATCAAACCACTGCATTGTAATTTTGGGTGATATCTTTCCCTCTTTTGTGAGATTCTTTGCATATAGATTGATAGACACTGCAAATGATGGTTGAATGTTAAAGGTCTGAGCAGGAAGCTTATGCTGGTAGTTGATCTTGGTGTCAACGGTAAAAGGGCAACGGAGAGGGTTCTTGTCCTTGTTTCGAGTTATTGCTTCGACTTTTGCAATCTCTCCTATAACAATCAATGCCATGCAAAGCATGGCGATGGGTTGAAACAAAAGGCGTGGCTGCATTTTAGTTTTAAACGTTAGCATAGACTTCTCCCAACATCGTATATTCACTTTTCACTTTTTCCTTGAGCCTCTATCGATTGCCCTATGCTTCCCTGCACTGATCAAGCCTTCATGCTGATCCATTGGATATTGCTTTGTTTACAGACAAGTTTTCCTTCTTATATCGTCACTGCTTAGTGTTGTTTGATTGTGATTTTCTGTGCTTGTGATGATATGTACATGTGAATTCGATGCAGCATTCCTAGCCGATACGGGGCATTCCAGAAGGAGATGGATTATGTGAAGCTAATGTGGAAGAAAAGGAATGAATGGAAGATTGAAGATGCAGGAATTGCTACGCTGTTCGGGTTAGAATGTTTTGCTTGGTATTGTACAGGAGAGATTGTTGGTCGAGGTTTCACCTTCACCGGCTATTACATCTAATTGAGTCACCAATATCGGCTTCTAAGATGAGCTGGTCTAGCTTTTTACTATATTCGTTTTCTTGAATGTTTCCGTCAAAACATACGGTTTTGCCGTTCTGTAAGAAAAATCAGACTGAGCTAGCGATAACCTTTTCTGTTTCAATAATTTTCTCATCTCCCTTCTTGCATAAATATGATCAATCTCATAACAAGATGCATAACCAAACACTGTGCAGTCAATATGCACAGATATTTCTCAAGGATAGCGGCAGATATATAAAGAACATGTGGTCGTAAGCAGCTTTCTGCACCTCTTTgaacatggaaattatgaaagaCCAAAAGtgaatgaaaataaaatctcAAAATGCCCTCCCTCAATCCTCTTGTTGGTTTTGTAGGTTAATTCCATTTTCCTTTTGATCCATGCACTTGTATTATTCTATTTTTAAGATGGTTATCATTTTCACGTTTTCCTATCTCAAGCTCCGGAGAAAAGGGATTTCGGGAATTCAACGGCAGTCGGATTCTTTGGCAGTTTCCCTTAAGATTGATAGGCTTTTTGCAGTTGGTAGAGCTTCAACCACAGCATCAGCTAGATCTGTGATGAATGAAGAGGTGCAACCTAGAGCAGGCACCCGACCCAATTCTCTATACCGGATTTAAGAGCCAAGTCCTTGTATCACATGTCTATCTCTTCAAGAGTCTCTATGTGCTCACTTACAAAGCTGAAATTTGTGATGGAAGTTGAATTAATCTACCACCACATAATCTAAGCATTTCGATCCACATGATAACAGCTACTCAAAGTTACGAGCCATGGACCTTATCGGAACAGCTAGAAGACTCTTCACACCTTTCCGGCCAAGCTCAACGAGAACTTCATTAGTGTAGGGCTTCAGCCATTGCACCGGACCAACTCTACTCTGTAAGGCAAGCATGGATAAGTTGTTATTATTCCATGTGAAAGCAGACACTCGGGTTCTAAAACTAACCTGTGCTCTCGCGTAATTAAGTATATGCACTCCTCGATTTGATCCTTGTACGGATCTCCAG
The genomic region above belongs to Gossypium hirsutum isolate 1008001.06 chromosome D05, Gossypium_hirsutum_v2.1, whole genome shotgun sequence and contains:
- the LOC107906994 gene encoding uncharacterized protein isoform X1, with amino-acid sequence MNVQASKTHQEGIYINRLMALTFKLAQLQSKATRASQLVSKHAPLYYKQLLEQNKHYIQDPPTVEKCNLLSKQLFYTRLASIPSRYGAFQKEMDYVKLMWKKRNEWKIEDAGIATLFGLECFAWYCTGEIVGRGFTFTGYYI
- the LOC107906994 gene encoding uncharacterized protein isoform X2, which translates into the protein MALTFKLAQLQSKATRASQLVSKHAPLYYKQLLEQNKHYIQDPPTVEKCNLLSKQLFYTRLASIPSRYGAFQKEMDYVKLMWKKRNEWKIEDAGIATLFGLECFAWYCTGEIVGRGFTFTGYYI